The following is a genomic window from Corynebacterium incognita.
TCGCCTCCGGGTAGCTGGTGATGACTCCCGGAAGGCATTCCCAGTGTGGTGATCCACTGTACCGGTTGTCTTGCCCCCTGCAGCGTTGTAACTGCGGGCGACGCCACCATTAGACTCCTGTGGATCCGTATCCGCCGGCGCCACGCGCGGTGTCGTCGAGTGATTCCACCTCGTGGAAGCCGCACAACTCTACCTTTTGGATGAGCAGCTGGGCGATGCGCATGCCCCGAGTGATGGTCACCGGTTCCCGCGGATCCAGGTTAATCAAGCACACCTTAAGCTCGCCGCGGTACTCCGCATCGATAGTGCCGGGGGTATTGACGACGGATAAGCCTTGCTTGGCAGCGAGCCCGGAACGCGGGTGAATGAGGCCCACCGTTCCCGGAGGCAGTGCAATGGCGATCCCGGTCCCCACCAGGGCGCGCTCCCCTGGCTCGATGACAGCGTCTTCAGCGGCGTGAAGATCGGCGCCGGCATCTAAGGCGTGCGCGCGGTGTGGAAGCGGTACGTCTGGATCCAGCCGTTTCACGGCGATAGATTCGATCGGCTCGGTGGAATGTGCGTTGAATTCAGTCACGGCAACAGCTTAGCGCGTTGTCCAAGAGCACTGGTGGTGGCGCCGCCACGCGCCGCGCAGCACCGGCTATACGGGCCCAGCAACGTGCCGCGCAGGCAACGGTGGCGAAGTGAGGGCTCCACACCGGATTGAAGGTCGTCGCTAGGCGGTGGGCTAGAATGACGGACTGTGACTTCCTCAAGTACGCCTACCCCGAGCAATGATACGAATGCCAGCGGCGACGCTGTGCTGTTTCGGGAACGCCAGTGGGTCCCG
Proteins encoded in this region:
- the dut gene encoding dUTP diphosphatase translates to MTEFNAHSTEPIESIAVKRLDPDVPLPHRAHALDAGADLHAAEDAVIEPGERALVGTGIAIALPPGTVGLIHPRSGLAAKQGLSVVNTPGTIDAEYRGELKVCLINLDPREPVTITRGMRIAQLLIQKVELCGFHEVESLDDTARGAGGYGSTGV